AGAAAGGTAAAAGacgggtttttttatttaattagtgtacCTATCTCTGAATGATCCTAATGACTTTCTCTTCATAATACAACTTTGCTTCCTCGTTTCTAATATGCACTGTAATCTGTAAATATCTAAAATGTTCTTCCAGCTTgctattttatattactacCACAAAATTCTACGAGTCTGGAGTATATTAATCCTAAATGAACAGTGAATTGGCGTCTGCCAGGGATGCAAAATTTACCGTAGGCTGCATGGTCACTACATCAGGCTTGATCGTAGCATAGTAATGAATTAATTACAAATAGCAGcctaatacataatttaactttatcagaatttaattaattacatacagcttgtataaaacattaaatttatgtGTACATCTAAAAGTTAAAAGAGTCGGCGAATAGTGGGTAAAAAGGTTAAATTACGTTCTAGATTCTAAGGTTAGCTATCAACTGAGAGCTATTagtaacatatttaatcaatgGTTTAAATGGTTATAAAATCAAAGAGTATAAAATCACTAAGACTATCTaacaaagagaatataaacactacgTAACAAATATAGGCTGCATGATTATCGATCCTTGCTCAACTGAAAAAAGATAAATCGAAAAAACAACCAACCATCTTCTGTCAATGTCAAAAATCGCTttgagacaaaaaaagaaaaaaaagtaaggtTGTAAAGTTATTGACTGTGGAAATTGGaaaatgaatttgatttttatctTATAAAAATCTGCTTTTCGGGaataatataaatcataaaaatggcCCTAATACCTCTCCGCATGCAGGTGATGCGGATGATCGCGCAGTGTGGGAACTACTCCACACTATTGCAAAGATCTATGGCTTATAAAAGTGCAATTTCCTTGGAGACTCTGTATCCGAATAGCTCTTTAAAACTGTCTACGCCTTCTTTCGTGAGTATATATTGTTTCCACATGACAAAAAGTATCCTCCCTTTTTAATGATTAGATAACGGGCATGTTATGCCCACGTTAAGTTATCTATCTACTCATTCAAACATAGTTAAAcctattttgaaaaattcatGTGCCCATATTTTGATGTTTATAATATCTTCTTTCAGACACCAAATCCTAATGAGAAATTTTCGGGCTATATTCCTATGGAGAAACTAGAGATTAAATACAGTGCAAGCTCAGGACCTGGTGGACAAAATGTGAATAAGGTTGGTATTAAAATGAATTTGGCATAACTTCCTGGCAAATCTGCCCGTTGCCACAAGtgttatgatatgatatgatactTGTTGTTCACACACAACTACCAAGAACATTTCAAATGGAATGAAAATACTGTACATTTGAGTGGGTAAATTTGTGATCTGAGAAAAATCTGTCTGAACTCTATTTTATGTCATATCCTACTAGGTATTGGTTGGTTCTCATCTCATTGGTTCCTCTTACTTGTTGTTGTTGTAATTTTAAGTTGTTCATAGATTTCTAGTAGTCATAGGAACTATGTGATTTGGAAACTTATTTCAGGATATGATTCTGTGTTCTTTGTATAATCTTAATGTTGGAGTTGAATACTGAGCTCTATGCTTGGATTCTATGTGTTCACTATGTCTTAGTTACTGTCTAATAGAGTAGGAACTTGTTTTCTAAGGACAGACTAGAATTCCTTGCATGCATTCAACATTAGAGACAGTTGCAGTAAACATTACAGACATATCAAAGAGTCAGAAGTTTACTTTTGTCATTGCTATTTACTTCAATTTGTTGCTTGTATTATGgtacttaaatttataaaaattcaaaaaattcaaattcaaaatttatttatttcaagtaggcctaatataagcacttttgaaacgtcaagtctgtctgtttgtagtgattctaccaccggttcggaaggcagattctaccgagaagaagccggcaagaaactcagcagttgctcttttccaacatcaacaatttacattttgcattttaacattcatttttctatcttgtgtgagctgaaagcggagccggaagcttccaagcaaccttgtcattaaaaaattcatcaattgtatagtaacctcgctgtaataagtgtgttttaacaaattctttaaacttgtgcattggcaggtccaaaatcaccttaggaatcatattataaaagcgtatactcaatcccacaaatgatccctgtaccttacgcagacgatatgcagataacactaatttatgaccatttcttgtaagtcgactgtttatgtccactttttgtttataaatactaatatgttgtcttacaaatactatattgttataaatatattgtgaagctacagtaagtatgcctatttctttaaacttctcacggagggattcgcgtgatttaagtttatatattgaccgtacagctcttttctgcaatataaataaagtttatattattattgaaatcttCAGGTACACACAAAAGTGGACTTAAGATTCAAGCTTAGCGAAGCTGACTGGATCCCAGCTGAGATTAGAGATAAAATGATTGAACTGGTAAGTAAGAAGCTTCTTTTCTGAAATAAGAATAGCAGCAGTAATTCCCTGAATACACATTATCACAAAAAGTTTGATATAAAACCTGAGGTATTAACCTGTATATCCTCAAATAGTTTGACAGATGTTCGTCAAGTTCCATTTGTAATACAGAAGGTTTGTGCTATGAATATCTCTGAATTAATAAGGTAGCATTCTCTGAagtaagatttaaaatattatttaagattttgcTGATACTGATGTGctgcgatagcctagtggtttggTGCCTGGCACGCTACTCTAACTTCTCCAGAgatgtgattttttaatttaagcaatttcaaATTGACCTTGCTTAACAGTGAAAGAAATAATCCTAAGCAAACCTACTAGCTTGAGGGTTCTCCATGATATTCTTACAGGCATGTAAACCTTACAAATTCAATTTTGACCACTGAGGCGGACTTTGGCCTTAACGCAtctcattatgagaggagactcatgccctgtagtgggttcttgtagtgaggcccgcttcagcggatgcacttcgaccctccaggatcttttgtgctcaaatagtgtagtgggttggtaatgggttgatttgatgaagtAAGATACTGTACTTTTATGGACATATTATTCTGTTCTACTCAAATGGTAAACATTTTCGACAGCCGTTTGGTGCAGTGAGCAGTGacacatgtttgtgtgatgaacatgtattatattcataatataattatttatcagctatcttagtatccataacacaagttacgcttaatttggggctagatggcaatgtgtgtattgtagtattattattttatttatttatttaacagaattggcaccattgtcAGTCCCCTCTTGCCATTTATGCTAccaataattactattaatgGATGCTTGGTAATATgggtgtatattttatttcacagcACAGTAACAAACTAACTAAGGAGGGCTACCTTATTTTACGCTCTGACGTAACTAGAACTCAGCAGCTGAATTTGGCTGATTGTCTGCAAAAACTGAGAAACATGATCCGCGATGCAGCAGTAACTAAAAGGGAACCCACCCCGGAGACAGAGGAAAGGATTCGACAGAGGTaattttttaggttattttctTTTGAATAGTTACCATTCTGAGATCTTAACAACAATTCTTGTTATTGGCTggttgaaaattttaatgtaacaatGAGAACCATCTATTGGCAATTTTGAACATTCTTCTCCCAATGCCTTTCACTTAATGAGTCCAAAGGCACCTTTggtaaaaagtaatattaaaacaaattcaatgtcaaattaaataattaatattcgccgacctccctggcgcaacagtgagcgctgtgaatttaagtagaaggtccagggtttgaattataatttctgaattttctctggtctggtctggtctggtttgatTACcgtcctactgacaaagacgtgccgctaagcgatttagtgttccggtgcgatgtcgcgtagaaaccgattaggggtatgactaccatactccctaacagggtagcccgctatcatcttagactgcaacatcatcAGATGACATTTCTACAATCTACAAGGGCTAAAttgtggtaaaaaaaatattgtggtgCATTAAGAAACACCCTGTAGCTTATGTGAAAAATGGACGTCGTAACTTGACGCGGCGGTTTCGCTGTTCATATTGTTTAGAGGAGATAAAATTGATGTAGGATATACACACTCACCATGTGTTTGCTTCACTTCCAGGCAGCTGAAGGCGTCCCGCCTCCGCGTGGCGGTGAAGCGCGAGGATGCACTCAGGCGCGCTCAGCGGCGGGCCCCCACGGTGGTGGACTTATGATTCTTCTATTAAATTGGGCACACCTTACTACTGGGGGACTCCAACGACACCGGTGGCTACTAGGAAGTTAGGGTATTAAAGTGACAGGGCCCCATGTGTGCTATTTATTGTGTCTCAGTGTATTTTGTGTCAACCAATGACAAAAACTTCTCGGACGTCCGtaagtttttcattatttatcattataaaagaaaaaagcacTGCTAGTTGTAAACAAACTTCATTTTGTAAccgttacataaaatattttcataaaatttattttataattgctGTCATATTGCGTCAACAATCAACCTCTGAGACACAATAGGGAATTTGaactaaaaatatcatttgGGCTGGAGTAATCCTTaaaggttattatttttaattattacttcatatcacataataaattttctataactcaccaaatattttttaccaagcCAAGTTCACATGATCACAAACTCTTAATTGATTGACTCTCTTTTAACAGTCTTGTGATGTCATAAGACTGTAAACAATGTGGTattgtaagagtttttttttactagagaCCTATAGATGATTTTCGTGCGTGACAAGATAGCGACTCCCAGATTCTCTGAATGTACTTCAAATATCTTTTGAACATCCTCATATGTtcgaaaatagttttttagaCTTGAAACGAGCGTTTTGATTccattcttttaattttttgcagaAATATACTTATTGTTAGATTTAAAATAGCATATTTAAGACAAAAAAAGGAAATCAAATTCTCTATTGCAATAGCAGACATGGTACCCAGAATGCTTTCTGAGCAGCAATATTTATGCCGTTGAAAACACCTTAGTAATGTAAACACAATTTTTACTAACTTCacctattatttaaacaatcttttcattactctttagtgtaaagtttgttttaaattaaaagaacaaatgtatgtagtttttaatattttcaaaattagcattacactacaagtaattaaaaattgtttacatgaGACATGAAAGAAAAAATGGAGTGATATATTATACTGTGTTACAGTTAACGTGTCGTTAAAGTTCTATACCCAGTGCACCATTTTGGATATGAAATGGTGATTCATTTAACAGTTGTTGTTCATTTATTGTTATGTTATAACTATCGATAATGATTGCGATCTTTATCACAACAACTGTTAATGTGTGCTCAATTTAATATAGTAATCGCCCGTCAACCAGCTTTggagaagcgtggtgggtcttagCTCTACACCACTCTTTCTCGTGACAGAGCAGTGCTGTGGCCAAAAGTAGAACTAGGATAGGATGATGATAAGCTCACGACACGAAAATTAAACTGTTAAGTCGAATGAACGCAAAAGATATACACACACTTGAGATAAAATATAGCGCTTTACGTAATAATCTAGGTGATGCTCGCTTCTTCGTCTGCTTGTTCAAAAGTAGTCTAGAAATCAAAAGTAGCACTACTCAGGTAAAAATGCCAACCCTGATTTCACTAAGGAGTTATTTCCAATAAAAGTTGAAAACCTTTTACATACCTTTTAGAGAAAGGGGgtgaaaatttgtatgaaagttgATCAACTGGTCTTCAGGTTGGCaactaaaattgtaaaaaaggaATTGGAAAATTTCAACTCATACGTGGTTAAAAAGGGGatgaaacttaatttttagaACAAGCTAACCTCTGCaactaaaaaagtaaataaaatacacacgtcgccatctagccccaaagcaagtgtagcttgtgttatgggaactaagataagtgatgaataatttatgcataatatacctaaatacttataatatgcaaataaacacccagacactgaaaaacatttatgttcatcacatacacattttccagatgtgggaatcaaATCTACGGCCTAGGACTCGGAAAGCATGGTCaatgcccaatgcgccaatcggccgtcaaaaatactAGTTGGATTTGAAAAGTCCTTGTCGTAAGGCtatctataataatttttacatattaCGCTACGACCCTTAAGAGTCGGTTGAACGATGCGACACGGCAGGTCGTAGGGTGAATGTTTGTATGCGACAAAACTTATCAAAAGtagtacgcggacgaagttatGGAGCACCGCTCGTCTTCGTCAAGACAATTAGCGTCATTTATTCCTAGTTCAACTTTCGTGACGTTCGCCATgtagtataatatattgtattgtagTCGTTCAAACTAgtataatattctttttttataataaaaaatgtaaaactttgtcttttattttattggtgatCTGAAAGCATCCATTACTTTTGAGTTGTGGTCCGGGAGCCCACATGGGAACTAATGACCACAAATCTACTGGATTATgtctatataatatttgtccCTTTGTCAATTTTCATTCATTCCCATGTGGTACCAGAATAGCATCGTTGACACCCGGCCGGATAAGTTTATAGAACTCACGAATCTGGTATACCTACATCCGTGGCAGGCTCAGAAAACAAGCGCTGAGCCTACAGTATAGAAATTATGTTTACTACGTCGTGCATCCTCggtttcaataatattataaaatctaaaataatacgTTTATTCTAGatattctaaattatttatacagtTTACATAAAAAGGTATTTTGAGATCACTAAGCTAATATGATCAGTGTTTGACATAGAATTTTAAGTGACTtactaaatttttctttttctttattctttcctaTAGGGATAAGGCATTACCTCctcttaaaacaaaaatacgtgACGGAGCTCGGGATTGATATCCTTTAATAACGTCGAtaccaaagaggatacaaatacAGCTATACATAGATATATCCACGTGGTTACCATGACAACGCGTTAGGA
This portion of the Pararge aegeria chromosome 14, ilParAegt1.1, whole genome shotgun sequence genome encodes:
- the LOC120629386 gene encoding peptidyl-tRNA hydrolase ICT1, mitochondrial, whose amino-acid sequence is MALIPLRMQVMRMIAQCGNYSTLLQRSMAYKSAISLETLYPNSSLKLSTPSFTPNPNEKFSGYIPMEKLEIKYSASSGPGGQNVNKVHTKVDLRFKLSEADWIPAEIRDKMIELHSNKLTKEGYLILRSDVTRTQQLNLADCLQKLRNMIRDAAVTKREPTPETEERIRQRQLKASRLRVAVKREDALRRAQRRAPTVVDL